The Flavobacteriales bacterium DNA window AAGTGCGCTTAAAAACAGGAGGTAAACAAATAGGAGAGGTCGTTGCCATCGACAAAGAAGTAGTAACAGTGGTGTTTGGGTTGTTCAATACAAAAGTCGAAAAGCAAAAGTTGATTTGTGTTCGTGTATAGCTGTTGGTAAATAGAAGTAAGAGAAAAGAATAAAGAGAATAGAAAATAGAAGAGAGAAGTTCCCTTTATTTAAACGTTCTTATTTAATTTACAAGTCTATATGCTCTCCCAATTTTGATTATAAAGGCTAGTCAGTTCGAGTGTTTTTGTTTTTGAAAAAAACTAAAATGTATCGAGAACAAGACGGCTGGTAGTAGTTAGTTCAGTAAAAGTGAATATATCGTTTTCCTTATTTATCTCTTTTATTTAAAACTCCTTCTCCTTTGTCAATCTAAACTATTAATTAAAAAAGGTTAGTCAGTTCGAGTGTTTTTGTTTTTGGAAAAAACTAAAATGTATCGAGAACAATACGGCTGGTGGCAATTAGTTCAGTAAAAGTGGATATTATCATTTCCCTTTATTTATCTCTTTTATTTAAAACCCCTTCTCCTTTGTCAATCTATACTATTAATTAAAAAAGGCTAGTCAGTTCGAGTGTTTTTGTTTTTGGAAAAAACTAAAAATGTATCGAGAACAATACGGCTGGTGGTAGTTAGTTTAGTAAAAGTGAATATATCGTTTTCCTTTGTTTTTCTCTTTTAGTTAAAACTCCTTCTCTTTTGCCAATCTATACTATTAATTAAAAAAGGTTAGTCAGTTCGAGTGTTTTTGTTTTTGGAAAAACTAAAATGTATCGAGAACAAGACGGCTGGTGGTCGTTAGTTTAGTAAAAGTGGATATTATCATTTCTCCTTATTTATCTCTTTTATTTAAAACCCCTTCTCCTTTGCTAATCTATATTTATAATCAAAAAAAGGCTAGTCAGTTCGAGTGTTTTTGTTTTTGGAAAAAACTAAAATGTATCGAGAACTGGACGACTTAGCTAATTCTTGTCAGTATAAATACTTATTTAACAGCATGTTAAATACTTGTTTGTCATGTAAAAACTGTTTTTTGTAGTTTTTGTTTTGTTTTGATGGTTATTTTTGAGTTAGTAAAAAAATGAGGCTATTATAGTTTATGGTTTTAAAATAAGATTAATAAACTAAAAAAATGTAAAAGATAATAGATGAAAAAAATTGGGTTTAGAAATTTACGGAGCCTTAGAGAAGTAGAAGATATTACTATAAGTCCTTTAACAGTTATTGTAGGAAAAAATAGTTCTGGTAAAAGTACTTTTTTAAGATCATTTCCATTATTAAAACAATCATTAGAAACAAAAACAAATAGTCCGATTTTATGGTATGATCCTAACTTGGTAGATTTTGGTAGTTTTAGTGAATGCGTTAATAATAAGGCAGGAGACGATGAGGGGATAGTGTTTCGGTTTAATTTTGATCTAAATACAAGAGATGTATTTGGTTTCTCTTTTATTCAGAGACGACAGAATGAGTTAGAAGCGAATGTGAACCTAAAATTGCATATAAAAAAAGAAAATGATAGAGAGTATATTAATTTAATTGAGTATGAGATAGATGAATCAACTATTAATATCCTAATAAATAAAAACTCTATAGTTGAAGATATTGTAATAAATAAAGTGGTTTATACCCCCAAAGCAGATTTGCAATCGATAACTCTTAATAAAATATTGCCACAGCTCTTTAGTAAAGAAAAAGATGGTATTAGTTATTGGGATGATGATGATGTTAATTTGTATCGAATTTTAGGGACTTTAACTAGAAAGGGGACAAAAAAAGAAACCCTTGAATTAATGCTTAGAAAGTTTGAGTTAGGTGGTTATGAAAAGTTTTACAAATCTCTCTTTTCAAAAGGTCTTCCTAAAACATGGAGAAATAAGTTAGAAGTAATAGAAAAAGACGATAAGATTTTAATAGAATTACATAATTATTTTTTACTATCCAATTTGAATTACATTTTAGAGCAATCAGATAAATATTTGAAGAGATATTTTGAAAGAGTGTATTATGTTGCCCCACTTCGTGCTACAGCTGAAAGATATTATAGACAGCAAGGGTTAGCTGTTGATACAATTGATTCTCGAGGGATTAATTTACCGATGTTTTTAGAAAGTTTAACTAGGCATGAACTTAATTTGTTTCAGAAATGGACTAGGGAGAATTTTCATTTTATACCAGTTGTTTCGAAAGTTGGAGGTCATCTGTCAATTAGTATAAGTATAAAAGACCAAACAATTAATTTAGCAGATACAGGTTTTGGTTTTTCACAAGTTTTACCAATAATCACTCAGTTATGGTCTTTGATGCAGAGGGATAGTGTGCGTAATCGTAAGGTTACAAAAACATTTGTTATTGAACAGCCAGAACTTCATTTACATCCCAGTATTCAGGCTTTACTAATTGATACTTTTGTTAAGGTTATTAATACTGCAAAGGATAATAAAGTTGATATCAGAATAATTTTTGAAACTCATAGTGAAACAATGATTAATAGATTGGGACAACATATAGCGTATAAGAAAATTTCAAGCGATAATATTAATGTTGTTGTTTTTGAATCGGATGGCTTCGAAACCAAAACTATAATAGGTAATTATGATAGTAAGGGGCGGTTAAGAAATTGGCCAATTGGGTTCTTTTACCCAGATAAAATCAGTTAATATGTGGTTTAAAATTCATGATTCTATTTTAGATTCAATTAATGAGGAGAATGGGGATATAAAACGAGATATATTGATCTCTATTGAAAATCTGGCTACTTCAATAAGGGAGGGTAAGCATCTTTTGTCTGGTAAAATAGAAGTGCTAGATTTTTTTTCTACCTTTTCTTTAATAAGTGAAAATGCTAGAGCAGTTTTTATTAAATTATATCACAATTATGCTACATCTAATTATGAAGACTTATTAGATGAGTATATAACTGTTTATTATGGTGATCCAATTTATGATAAAGGTAAATATTCTTTAAATATATTGGAGTTAAAGGATTCTCGTTATTTAAATAAGTCTACTTTGTTGACTGAGAATTTAATTGATACACGTTTATTTGAGAATATTGCAAATAAATATCTGAAGCATAAGGGAATAAATTTTATTTCTGTTAATCTGAAACGTGATGCAGGTGGAGGAAGTCAAACATCGGTAAAGTATGATGAAATAATAAAAACAAAAGAAGATATATGTTTATGCATATGTGATAGTGATGTCAAATACCCTGAAGGACCATTTGGTGAAACTTATAAAGAGCTTTGTAAGGTAGAACAAAGGAATGATTCTATTTGTAGTTTATATTGTTTAGAGGTTAGAGAGTCAGAAAATATTATACCTGATGTAATCTATTGTATGAATAAAAGCTACATAAATGAAGATTTTAAAGTTTTAAAATCTAATTATCCCTTTTTTATTGATTATAAAGAAGGTGTGACAGAAAAAAAACTAAAAAAATGTAATAAAAAATCCGAGTATTGGAATGTTTTATTAAGAAATGTAGAACTTCCTGTTTATGATAATGGTACAATTATTAGGGGAATGGGAAGTAAATTTTTGAAAAATGTTGGGGAAATTTTGGATGACGATTATATTCATAAATTGAAAAGGACTATAGATACAAAAAAAGAGTTGCGAAAAAAAAATAAAGAGATACCAGAGAATGTTATTTCTGAACTTGAGAAACACTTGGAGGTGTGTTTAGATCCATTTTCGTACATACCTAGTGTATATTATAAAATATGGGAAAAAATAGCATTAAAAGTTATTGTTTGGTGTTGTGGATCTTCAGGTTATAATGTCGGTTTTTATTAAGTGTTATTTTCTATTAGTTAATGAAAGTTATCTATCTCCCTTTCTCAATTTAACCCTTCCTCAAATAAAAAGCCTAAAACCCATCCCTCGAATTTACTATATAATACAACAATAGTCGATCATAAAAATCGCTAGGGTCAGCATAGTAGATTTTAAATGTATATTCATTTTCGGTGTCAAAATGTGTACCTTCAATCTTACTCAGTTCACCTGCTAGTTGTTTGTCGCTTTTATAGATATAGCTATAGTTATAATACCCTTGTTTTAAATATGCAGTACCTTCATAACAGCGGGTTGTGTAGTTATAGTTCATTTTATAATTTGGATCAATTTCCCAGTTGGTAAAACCACCATAAATGTATAGGTCTCCTTGGCTAAAAGGATCTCGATAAGGAACTGTAAAATGCACTTTAACATATTCAGACTCTAAGTGATTATCCGTTTGGTCAATTGTTTTGACAAGAAAGCGCCCGTTAATATCTTGGTATTCCAGGTATTTTTGGAAGGTTCTTTTGTTGTCGGGGATAAGATGAGCAATATAGCTTTTATCACCGCTCTCAATTCTAGCAATACGATCCGTTTTATTTCTTACAGTGGTGAGGTCTAGATGTCGGTATTCATTTCCCCCTTCAAATACATTTTCTTCATCATAGTTAAAAATCAACTCATCCTGTTTAGCATAGTTAGGTTTAAGGTATTTACAAGGGTTATCCGTTCTGTGATTCTGTTCAATGACTACTTTTAAATTACTAAAAGGGTTGATGATCAGGTTAGGGGCAAAGAGAAGATTAAAGTCAATTTCCTGTTTGTAATACTTGTCATCCAAATTGGTGGGGTATTTGACATCAGGTACAACTTGAACATTGTTTTCTGTAACATAAAAACGATGGGTTAATACAATGTTTTCAGGTTCATTCTCTTTATAAACAGCTATGGCATAATTTCCAGACTTTATCATTCGAATGTTTTCATTAGGAAACTCCAGTTCATAGTGAACATATTGTTGAATGGTATTGTAAGACTGTTTAAACTCTTCGATATAGTTGTCGTTAAAGCCATCAATATATTCCATATCGTCTAAGTCGCTAGGAGACCAGTCTTCGTTACAGTGAATCAAACGATATTGAAAAGTTTCGAAGTCACTGTCTAGTACATCAAAGTGAAATTCAAATACTTCATTTGAGTTTAGTAGAATGACAGGATCTGAGAGGTCTAAGTTCTTTTTATATAGTAAAACAGAAGAGATATTAGCTCTATAAGTTTTAGAATGAATATAATCAGGAAGCGTTAAGTTGACAGGGGAAGTAGTTGGAGAAATTGTATTTTCCTTATTGATAGTAGAATTTGAACGACCAATTGTACAGCTAAAACTACTAAGAATTAAACTAGAGAGAAGGATAATTAGTTTTGATATAGTCATTTTAATGTCATTCTATTTAGAAACGTTCTAAATTGGTTTGTATTGATTGATTAGGTTACAATAGTTACAAAAGTAAACAACTATTTTTTACTTTTGTTGCGAAAATTTTGAAAAATAACTGTATGTCAAAAACGATAAAAATTCGTAAAGGATTGGATATCCGTTTGAAAGGGGAGGCAGAAAAGGTAAAAGTAGATGCTCCAGTAGCAAAAACTTATGCTATCAAACCTACCGATTTTCACGGGCTAATTCCTAAAATGATCAAGAAGGTTGGAGAAGAAGTAAAAGCTGGAACGCCTATCTTTTTTGATAAATATAGAGACCAAATACAATACGTTTCACCTGTAAGTGGTACAGTAAAAGAAGTCAAGAGAGGTGCGAAGCGTAAGATCTTGGAAGTAATCATCGAAGCAGATGCTACTATAGCATACGAAAAAGCAGAGGTAAAATCCGTTGATTCGTTGTCAAAAGAAGACGCAAAGGAAATGTTATTAAAAGGAGGGTTATGGCCAATGCTAAAAATGCGTCCTTTAGATATCGTAGCAGATCCAAAAGATGAGCCAAAAGCAATCTTTATCTCAGGTTTCGATTCACATCCTTTAGCACCAGATTACGATTTCTTAATGCATGGAAACGACGCTGCTTTTCAAGCGGGGATTAGCGTTTTATCGAAATTGACAACTGGTAAAGTCAATTTACAGTTAAGAGGAAAGACTCCAGCAGATAAAGCATTCTCAGCAGTAAAAGGAGCAGAGATCAATAAAGTGTATGGCGTTCATCCAGCAGGAAACGTTGGATTCCAAATTCACCACATCAACCCAATCTCAAAAGGAGAGGTTGTTTGGGTCGTTAATGCACAAGATGTAGCGATTATTGGTAAGTATGCGATGACTGGTGAGTATGATGCAACAAAATATGTCGCATTAACAGGATCAGGAGCAACCAATAGAAAATATTACAAAACAATTATAGGAGCTGAGCTTTCAACCATTTTTAATGGAAATGTAAAAACAGAAGATACCCGTTTAATCTCTGGAAATCCATTAACAGGAGTAAAAGTTGAAGCAGCAGATAGCTACCTAGGATTTTACGATTATCAATTAACTGCTTTACCAGAAGGAAACAAATACAAGTTTTTCTTAACAGAAGGGTGGTTAGGATTAGGTTTTAGTAAATTCTCAGCGTCAAGAGCATACCCAACTTGGATCATGCCAAAATCTAAACGTTACGATTTAGATACAAACTTAAACGGAGAAGAAAGAGCATTTGTAGTATCAGAGCAATACGAAAAAGTATTCCCAATGGATGTTTATCCAGTTCATTTATTGAAATCAATCATAGTTAATGACATTGACGCGATGGAGAGCTTAGGGATTTATGAAGTTGCACCAGAAGATTTTGCATTATGTGAATTTGTATGTACATCAAAAATAGAATCACAATCGATAGTAAGAAAGGGATTAGATGTTATACGTGAAGAATGTATGTAATCAACTTTAGATAAAATTAAAAAATAGAATAAAGTGAAGTTTTTAAGAAATATATTTGATAATGCTCATGCAGCATTAAATAAGTCGGAAAAAACAAAAAAGTATTTTCCACTTGTTGATGCATTTGATACATTAATGTTTACACCAAATCATACAACGAAAGGTGGAGCACATGTAAGAGATGCAATAGATTTAAAGAGAACAATGATGATGGTAATCATGGCATTAGTACCAGCTCTTTTAATGGGGATGTACAATGTAGGATACCAACATTACTTAGCTCAAGGAGTCGCTGAGCCAGTATTTATGGATGCTTTTTTACACGGGTTACTTAGAGTATTACCGTTAATCGTAGTGTCTTATGGAGTTGGTTTAGGGATAGAGTTTATTTTTTGTATTAAAAATGGACACGCTATCCAAGAAGGATTCTTAGTCTCAGGGATGTTAATTCCATTAATCATGCCTATCGATACGCCACTATGGATGGTAGGTGTAGGTACAGCATTTGGAGTTGTAATAGGAAAAGAAGTTTTTGGAGGAACAGGAATGAATATCATGAACGTTGCCTTGACAGCAAGAGCATTCTTATTCTTTGCTTATCCAACTAAGATGTCAGGTAATGAGGTTTGGATATCAGGATTCAAAGGGATGAAAACCGACGGAACATTGGTAGATGGAGTTACGGGAGCTACACCACTAGGAGAATTAGCAGCAATTGGTAAAGAAGGTGCAACATTTACTTCATTAGATCAGTTTACAGCAGCAGGACACGAAATGGGAGACTTGTTGTTAGGTTTATACCCTGGGTCAGTTGGTGAAACGTCTGCAATTGCTATTTTAATTGGAGCAGCATTGTTATTAAAAACGGGTATTGCAAGTTGGAAAGTAATGTTATCTTTCTTTGTCGGAGGATACTTAATGGCGTTAACGTTCAACATGATTGGCGGGAGTGATTACTTCGAATTACCAGCAATCAAGCAAGTGTTATTAGGAGGATTCATGTTCGGTATGGTATTCATGATTACAGATCCTGTTACAGCAGCACAAACAAGTACAGGGAAATACATTTATGGATTCTTAGGAGGATTCTTAGCAATTCTAATTAGAGTTGTTAACCCAGCTTACCCAGAGGGAGTAATGTTAGCTATCTTAATAGCAAACGTATTTGCTCCATTAATCGATCACATGGTCGTAAGTGCGAATATTAAAAGAAGATTAAAAAGAGTTAAAACAGCGTAATCATGGCAATTAACAGAGAAAGTAACGGATATACAATACTATTTGCAGTTATTATGGTAACTGTAGTAGGAGGAATATTAGCTTTTTTAGCAACAGCACTTAAGCCAGCTCAAGAAGCGAATGTGAGAAACGAGAAAATGCAGAATATTCTTCAAGCTATCGGAATTGAAGCTACTGATGGAATTTCTAGAAAAGATGCAGGGACTAAATTCAACGATTATGTAGTTGAAAGAGTAACATTAGATTTTGAAGGAAATGAAATCAGTCGTAAGACAAACAAAGAAACTATTGAGGGAGAAGACGATGCATTCAACATTGACTTATTAAAAGAGTACAAAACAATCAAGGCAAAAGAAGAAAGAAATTATCCTTTATTCATTTGTGAAGCTGATGGAGAACGATTTTATGTTGTTCCTGTATTAGGAAAAGGATTATGGGCTGCAGTTTGGGGATATGTTGGACTAAAGGAAGATGGGACAACAATCAACGGAGCTGTTTTCGATCATAAATCAGAAACTCCAGGATTAGGAGCCGAAATTTCTAAAGATTTCTTTGAAAAACAATTCATTGGAAAAACAATTGATGAAGCAGGTAAGTATGCGCCAATCAAAGTGTTAAAACCAGGATTAGAATTAGGAATCCACGAAGTTGATGGAATTAGTGGAGGTACATTTACAAGTGTAGGTGTAAAAGAAATGTTGGAAAGAACACTAGTTGTTTATTACGACTATTTTAAAAACAAAAAATAATCACTTAGAAATTAGATAAGATATGAGCGAAGTAGCAAAAAAAGAGCCTTTATTTTCTAAGCAAAATAAAAAGTTAATTACAGATCCTTTAAACGATAATAACCCTGTAACCATTCAGGTATTAGGGATTTGTTCTGCATTAGCAGTAACAGTACAGATGAGCAATGCAATTGTAATGTCTGTTTCGGTAATGGCAGTATTGGTATTAGGAAACGTTATTGTATCAATGATGCGTAATTTAATTCCTAGTAAGATTCGTATTATTGTTCAGTTAGTTGTTGTTGCAGCATTGGTAATTATTGTGGATCAAGTACTAAAAGCATACGTATATGATGTGTCAAAACAGTTGTCAGTATTCGTAGGTTTGATTATTACCAACTGTATCATCATGGGACGTTTAGAAGCATTTGCTTTAGGTAATAAACCTTGGGCTTCTGCATTAGATGGAATCGGAAACGGATTAGGATATGGAATTGTATTAGTAATCGTAGCATTCTTCAAAGAGTTATTCGGATCAGGTAAATTAATGGGGTACGAAGTGATTCCAGAAGGAGTTTACGAGTTTGGATACATGAACAATGGTTTGATGTTATTACCACCATCTTCGTTGGTAATTGTAGCGATCTATATCTGGGTACAAAAATCAAGAAACCCTAACTTAATTGAACACTAAAAAAGAAAGTAGAATTATTTAAAAGTAGAGAAATGGAATTAATTAATTTATTTATTAGAAGTGCTTTTGTCGATAATATGATTTTCGCTTTCTTCTTTGGAATGTGTTCATATTTGGCAGTTTCTAAAACTGTTAAGACAGCAGTAGGTTTGGGAGCAGCAGTAATCTTCGTATTAACGGTTACTATCCCAGTTAACTATTTATTAGAGAACTATGTATTAAAACAAGGAGCATTAACTTGGTTAGGAGATGAGTATGCTGATTTTGACTTAAGTTTCCTAAGTTTTATTATGTTTATTGCAGTTATTGCATCTATTGTACAGTTGGTAGAGATGATTGTAGAAAAATTCTCGCCATCGTTATATGGAGCATTAGGGATTTTCCTACCATTGATTGCGGTAAACTGTGCGATATTAGGGGGAGCATTATTTATGCAAGAAAAGCAATTTCCAACTATTTTACACGCAACAACTTATGGATTAGGTTCAGGTGTAGGTTGGTTTATAGCAGTAGTCTTAATTGCTGCAATTAGAGAGAAAATTAGATATTCACACGTTCCAGGTCCATTAAGAGGAGTAGGTATGGCATTTATC harbors:
- a CDS encoding ATP-binding protein; its protein translation is MKKIGFRNLRSLREVEDITISPLTVIVGKNSSGKSTFLRSFPLLKQSLETKTNSPILWYDPNLVDFGSFSECVNNKAGDDEGIVFRFNFDLNTRDVFGFSFIQRRQNELEANVNLKLHIKKENDREYINLIEYEIDESTINILINKNSIVEDIVINKVVYTPKADLQSITLNKILPQLFSKEKDGISYWDDDDVNLYRILGTLTRKGTKKETLELMLRKFELGGYEKFYKSLFSKGLPKTWRNKLEVIEKDDKILIELHNYFLLSNLNYILEQSDKYLKRYFERVYYVAPLRATAERYYRQQGLAVDTIDSRGINLPMFLESLTRHELNLFQKWTRENFHFIPVVSKVGGHLSISISIKDQTINLADTGFGFSQVLPIITQLWSLMQRDSVRNRKVTKTFVIEQPELHLHPSIQALLIDTFVKVINTAKDNKVDIRIIFETHSETMINRLGQHIAYKKISSDNINVVVFESDGFETKTIIGNYDSKGRLRNWPIGFFYPDKIS
- a CDS encoding DUF5103 domain-containing protein — translated: MTISKLIILLSSLILSSFSCTIGRSNSTINKENTISPTTSPVNLTLPDYIHSKTYRANISSVLLYKKNLDLSDPVILLNSNEVFEFHFDVLDSDFETFQYRLIHCNEDWSPSDLDDMEYIDGFNDNYIEEFKQSYNTIQQYVHYELEFPNENIRMIKSGNYAIAVYKENEPENIVLTHRFYVTENNVQVVPDVKYPTNLDDKYYKQEIDFNLLFAPNLIINPFSNLKVVIEQNHRTDNPCKYLKPNYAKQDELIFNYDEENVFEGGNEYRHLDLTTVRNKTDRIARIESGDKSYIAHLIPDNKRTFQKYLEYQDINGRFLVKTIDQTDNHLESEYVKVHFTVPYRDPFSQGDLYIYGGFTNWEIDPNYKMNYNYTTRCYEGTAYLKQGYYNYSYIYKSDKQLAGELSKIEGTHFDTENEYTFKIYYADPSDFYDRLLLYYIVNSRDGF
- a CDS encoding Na(+)-translocating NADH-quinone reductase subunit A; its protein translation is MSKTIKIRKGLDIRLKGEAEKVKVDAPVAKTYAIKPTDFHGLIPKMIKKVGEEVKAGTPIFFDKYRDQIQYVSPVSGTVKEVKRGAKRKILEVIIEADATIAYEKAEVKSVDSLSKEDAKEMLLKGGLWPMLKMRPLDIVADPKDEPKAIFISGFDSHPLAPDYDFLMHGNDAAFQAGISVLSKLTTGKVNLQLRGKTPADKAFSAVKGAEINKVYGVHPAGNVGFQIHHINPISKGEVVWVVNAQDVAIIGKYAMTGEYDATKYVALTGSGATNRKYYKTIIGAELSTIFNGNVKTEDTRLISGNPLTGVKVEAADSYLGFYDYQLTALPEGNKYKFFLTEGWLGLGFSKFSASRAYPTWIMPKSKRYDLDTNLNGEERAFVVSEQYEKVFPMDVYPVHLLKSIIVNDIDAMESLGIYEVAPEDFALCEFVCTSKIESQSIVRKGLDVIREECM
- a CDS encoding NADH:ubiquinone reductase (Na(+)-transporting) subunit B, giving the protein MKFLRNIFDNAHAALNKSEKTKKYFPLVDAFDTLMFTPNHTTKGGAHVRDAIDLKRTMMMVIMALVPALLMGMYNVGYQHYLAQGVAEPVFMDAFLHGLLRVLPLIVVSYGVGLGIEFIFCIKNGHAIQEGFLVSGMLIPLIMPIDTPLWMVGVGTAFGVVIGKEVFGGTGMNIMNVALTARAFLFFAYPTKMSGNEVWISGFKGMKTDGTLVDGVTGATPLGELAAIGKEGATFTSLDQFTAAGHEMGDLLLGLYPGSVGETSAIAILIGAALLLKTGIASWKVMLSFFVGGYLMALTFNMIGGSDYFELPAIKQVLLGGFMFGMVFMITDPVTAAQTSTGKYIYGFLGGFLAILIRVVNPAYPEGVMLAILIANVFAPLIDHMVVSANIKRRLKRVKTA
- the nqrC gene encoding NADH:ubiquinone reductase (Na(+)-transporting) subunit C — its product is MAINRESNGYTILFAVIMVTVVGGILAFLATALKPAQEANVRNEKMQNILQAIGIEATDGISRKDAGTKFNDYVVERVTLDFEGNEISRKTNKETIEGEDDAFNIDLLKEYKTIKAKEERNYPLFICEADGERFYVVPVLGKGLWAAVWGYVGLKEDGTTINGAVFDHKSETPGLGAEISKDFFEKQFIGKTIDEAGKYAPIKVLKPGLELGIHEVDGISGGTFTSVGVKEMLERTLVVYYDYFKNKK
- a CDS encoding NADH:ubiquinone reductase (Na(+)-transporting) subunit D gives rise to the protein MSEVAKKEPLFSKQNKKLITDPLNDNNPVTIQVLGICSALAVTVQMSNAIVMSVSVMAVLVLGNVIVSMMRNLIPSKIRIIVQLVVVAALVIIVDQVLKAYVYDVSKQLSVFVGLIITNCIIMGRLEAFALGNKPWASALDGIGNGLGYGIVLVIVAFFKELFGSGKLMGYEVIPEGVYEFGYMNNGLMLLPPSSLVIVAIYIWVQKSRNPNLIEH
- the nqrE gene encoding NADH:ubiquinone reductase (Na(+)-transporting) subunit E is translated as MELINLFIRSAFVDNMIFAFFFGMCSYLAVSKTVKTAVGLGAAVIFVLTVTIPVNYLLENYVLKQGALTWLGDEYADFDLSFLSFIMFIAVIASIVQLVEMIVEKFSPSLYGALGIFLPLIAVNCAILGGALFMQEKQFPTILHATTYGLGSGVGWFIAVVLIAAIREKIRYSHVPGPLRGVGMAFILTGLMGLAFLGFMGFEL